Proteins from a genomic interval of Nocardioidaceae bacterium:
- a CDS encoding YrhK family protein — MNPLEIDLPGGDRELVLRRRYETASILNDLLIAVWFIVGSVLFFDEATATAGTWLFLIGSVQLAVRPSIRLARRTHLVRHRRAHGSPRRSSIEDDGHEDDGDY; from the coding sequence GTGAACCCGCTCGAGATCGACCTGCCCGGTGGCGACCGTGAGCTGGTGCTGCGACGTCGCTACGAGACCGCCAGCATCCTCAACGACCTCCTCATCGCGGTGTGGTTCATCGTCGGCAGCGTGCTCTTCTTCGACGAGGCGACGGCCACGGCGGGCACCTGGCTCTTCCTCATCGGGTCGGTCCAGCTCGCCGTGCGCCCCTCGATCCGCCTGGCCCGGCGTACGCATCTGGTGCGGCACCGCCGGGCCCACGGCAGCCCACGCCGGTCCTCCATCGAGGACGACGGACACGAGGACGACGGCGACTACTGA
- a CDS encoding sodium:proton exchanger produces MTSVAPTAEPRTRFPLQLPVAALVALPGSYLGLAAYLGLPAPDLPAPMLAVVYGVAIVGAAFLLSWAAEAIQVDINAGLALALLALLAVLPEYAVDFVFTVKCGGTVGDGGGGGSGVPNVCGLALANMTGANRVLVGVGWPLVVLVAAIAVARARRGGADASHSQSASTRSGEVRLPRTMSAEVAFLGLATVYSLTLPLKESVTLLDFCVFVGIFVAYAWRLTRIPAEEPDLMGTSLYLGSQQRRRRRLTVAGMFAFAALVILCSAEHFAESLVETGTDLGINQFVLVQWVAPLASESPELIVACLYAARLKASNSLGALLSSKVNQWTLLVGGLPLVFALSAGTFDGLPLDTEQRFELLITASQSLFAVSLLIERRLGWRGAGVLLALFLTQFTVSIALPDWNRTVIIALSVVYLAMAIGRMVWRRGDTWRVVRDGFTGDMTVLAEDDDHEAAESGFAR; encoded by the coding sequence ATGACGTCCGTCGCCCCCACCGCCGAGCCGCGGACGCGCTTCCCCCTGCAGCTGCCGGTCGCGGCCCTCGTGGCGCTGCCGGGCTCCTACCTCGGCCTGGCCGCCTATCTCGGCCTCCCCGCCCCCGACCTCCCGGCGCCGATGCTGGCGGTGGTGTACGGCGTCGCGATCGTCGGCGCCGCGTTCCTGCTCTCCTGGGCCGCGGAGGCCATCCAGGTCGACATCAACGCCGGGCTGGCGCTCGCGCTGCTGGCACTGCTGGCCGTGCTGCCGGAGTACGCCGTCGACTTCGTGTTCACGGTCAAGTGCGGTGGCACGGTGGGCGACGGTGGTGGCGGCGGCAGCGGGGTGCCGAACGTGTGCGGCCTCGCGCTCGCCAACATGACCGGCGCCAACCGGGTGCTCGTCGGTGTCGGCTGGCCGCTGGTGGTGCTGGTCGCGGCGATCGCCGTCGCGCGTGCGCGCCGAGGTGGGGCGGACGCATCGCACAGCCAGTCCGCCTCGACGCGGTCCGGTGAGGTCCGACTGCCGCGCACCATGTCGGCCGAGGTCGCGTTCCTCGGCCTGGCGACGGTCTACTCCCTGACCCTGCCGCTGAAGGAGTCGGTGACGCTCCTCGACTTCTGTGTCTTCGTCGGCATCTTCGTGGCGTACGCGTGGCGCCTGACCCGTATCCCCGCCGAGGAGCCGGACCTGATGGGCACCTCGCTCTACCTCGGGAGCCAGCAGCGCCGCCGACGCCGCCTCACGGTGGCCGGCATGTTCGCATTCGCGGCGCTCGTGATCCTGTGCAGCGCCGAGCACTTCGCCGAGTCGCTGGTGGAGACCGGCACGGACCTCGGGATCAACCAGTTCGTGCTCGTGCAGTGGGTCGCGCCCCTGGCCAGCGAGTCGCCCGAGCTCATCGTCGCCTGCCTGTACGCCGCGCGCCTGAAGGCCTCGAACTCCCTCGGCGCGCTGCTGTCCAGCAAGGTGAACCAGTGGACCCTGCTGGTGGGTGGGCTGCCGCTTGTCTTCGCGCTGTCGGCCGGCACGTTCGACGGCCTCCCGCTGGACACCGAGCAGCGGTTCGAGCTGCTCATCACCGCCTCGCAGTCGTTGTTCGCGGTCTCGCTGCTCATCGAGCGCCGGCTGGGATGGCGGGGAGCCGGAGTGCTGCTGGCGCTCTTCCTGACGCAGTTCACCGTCAGCATCGCGTTGCCCGACTGGAACCGCACGGTCATCATCGCGCTGTCGGTGGTCTACCTCGCGATGGCGATCGGACGCATGGTGTGGCGACGCGGTGACACCTGGCGCGTGGTCCGCGACGGCTTCACCGGCGACATGACGGTGCTCGCGGAGGACGACGACCACGAGGCCGCGGAGTCCGGGTTCGCCCGCTGA
- a CDS encoding SDR family oxidoreductase: MSRPLVVVTGAAAGIGRATALRFAREGYDVGAYDLDESGLSTLGDELSDLGAACTTGVLDVRDADAFSAALGQVVAERGRLDVLVNNAGVATFGRFADADPADLHRQVDVNCKGVLNGAHAGFEHLRRTAAEHGTATMVNMASASAIYGQPELACYSATKFFVRGLTEALDLEWGPHDIRVVDVWPLFVATAMTDGAASGAIDRLGIRLGPDDVAAGVLAAVRPSRLRRATRAVHHPVGPQTKVLAGVSSVSPGWASRLANKLITRS; this comes from the coding sequence ATGAGCAGACCCCTCGTCGTCGTCACCGGTGCCGCCGCCGGCATCGGCCGTGCCACCGCCCTACGCTTCGCCCGCGAGGGGTACGACGTCGGCGCGTACGACCTCGACGAGTCCGGTCTCTCCACTCTCGGCGACGAGCTGTCCGATCTCGGGGCGGCCTGCACCACCGGCGTCCTCGACGTGCGTGACGCGGACGCCTTCTCCGCCGCGCTCGGGCAGGTGGTCGCGGAGCGCGGCCGCCTCGACGTCCTGGTGAACAACGCAGGCGTCGCCACCTTCGGGCGGTTCGCCGACGCAGACCCCGCGGACCTGCACCGGCAGGTCGACGTCAACTGCAAGGGGGTGCTGAACGGTGCGCACGCAGGCTTCGAGCACCTGCGCCGGACGGCGGCGGAGCACGGCACCGCGACGATGGTCAACATGGCCTCGGCGTCCGCGATCTACGGTCAGCCGGAGCTCGCCTGCTACTCGGCCACCAAGTTCTTCGTCCGCGGCCTCACCGAGGCGCTCGACCTCGAGTGGGGTCCTCACGACATCCGGGTGGTCGACGTGTGGCCGCTCTTCGTGGCGACGGCGATGACCGACGGGGCGGCGAGCGGCGCGATCGACCGGCTGGGGATCCGACTCGGGCCCGACGACGTCGCGGCGGGGGTGCTGGCGGCCGTCCGCCCGAGCCGGCTGCGTCGTGCGACCCGTGCCGTGCACCACCCGGTGGGACCCCAGACGAAGGTGCTGGCAGGGGTCTCGTCGGTCTCACCGGGGTGGGCCTCGCGGCTGGCCAACAAGCTCATCACCCGCAGCTGA
- a CDS encoding BldC family transcriptional regulator yields MNSRPSETEALLTPAEVAAMFRVDPKTVTRWAKAGKLSSIRTLGGHRRYRESEVRKLLEGMGGVAG; encoded by the coding sequence ATGAACTCGCGCCCCAGTGAGACCGAAGCGCTCCTGACCCCCGCTGAGGTTGCTGCGATGTTCCGCGTCGACCCCAAGACCGTCACCCGGTGGGCCAAGGCCGGCAAGTTGAGCTCGATCCGCACGCTCGGTGGCCACCGCCGCTACCGCGAGTCCGAGGTACGCAAGCTGCTCGAGGGCATGGGCGGCGTCGCGGGCTGA
- a CDS encoding DUF3073 domain-containing protein, whose amino-acid sequence MGRGRAKAKQTKVARNLKYQTHDTDFGALARELRGESGEQVEEQEDTGADPDGDADPWSDYAERD is encoded by the coding sequence ATGGGGCGCGGCCGAGCGAAGGCTAAGCAGACGAAGGTCGCTCGCAACCTGAAGTACCAGACCCACGACACCGACTTCGGTGCACTGGCGCGAGAGCTGCGCGGTGAGTCTGGCGAGCAGGTCGAGGAGCAGGAAGACACCGGCGCTGACCCGGACGGCGATGCCGATCCGTGGTCGGACTACGCCGAGCGCGACTGA
- the purM gene encoding phosphoribosylformylglycinamidine cyclo-ligase yields the protein MSQSDPQRDGATYEAAGVSIDAGDKAVELMKVWVEKARRPEMIGGIGGFAGLFDASALKAYDRPLLASSADGVGTKVAIAQAMDTHHTIGFDLVGMLVDDLVVCGAEPLFLTDYIATGRVVPERIASIVQGIAEACVAAGCALVGGETAEHPGLLGPDEYDVAGSTTGVVEAERLLGPGRVRPGDVVLAMASSGLHSNGYSLVRHVLLERAGWSLDRDVPELGRTLGEELLEPTRVYAKACVDLTRSVGVHAMSHVTGGGLAENLARVLPEELHAHLDRASWTPAPVFDLVRRVGDVELADLERTLNCGVGMVALLPADQVDAAQALLTGHGVDTWVLGEVRDAGEAEAGGVTMHGAYDGW from the coding sequence GTGAGTCAGAGCGACCCGCAGCGAGACGGCGCGACGTACGAGGCCGCCGGTGTCTCCATCGACGCCGGCGACAAGGCCGTGGAGCTGATGAAGGTCTGGGTCGAGAAGGCTCGACGGCCCGAGATGATCGGTGGCATCGGCGGCTTCGCGGGGCTCTTCGACGCCTCGGCGCTGAAGGCGTACGACCGACCGCTGCTCGCCTCCTCCGCCGACGGCGTCGGGACGAAGGTCGCGATCGCCCAGGCGATGGACACCCACCACACGATCGGCTTCGACCTGGTCGGGATGCTCGTGGACGACCTGGTGGTGTGCGGGGCGGAGCCGTTGTTCCTCACCGACTACATCGCGACCGGCCGCGTCGTGCCGGAGCGCATCGCCAGCATCGTCCAGGGCATCGCCGAGGCGTGCGTGGCGGCCGGCTGTGCGCTCGTGGGCGGCGAGACCGCGGAGCACCCAGGGCTCCTCGGGCCGGACGAATACGACGTCGCCGGCTCCACCACCGGCGTGGTGGAGGCCGAGCGCCTGCTCGGGCCGGGCCGCGTACGCCCAGGCGACGTGGTGCTCGCGATGGCCTCCTCGGGGCTGCACTCCAACGGCTACTCGCTGGTGCGCCACGTGCTGCTCGAGCGGGCCGGCTGGAGCCTGGACCGTGACGTGCCCGAGCTCGGCCGCACGCTGGGGGAGGAGCTCCTGGAGCCGACCCGGGTGTACGCGAAGGCATGCGTGGACCTGACGCGCTCGGTCGGCGTGCACGCCATGAGCCACGTGACCGGTGGAGGTCTGGCCGAGAACCTCGCGCGGGTGCTGCCCGAGGAGCTGCACGCGCACCTCGACCGTGCCAGCTGGACGCCCGCTCCCGTCTTCGACCTCGTGCGCCGCGTGGGCGACGTCGAGCTCGCCGACCTCGAGCGCACGCTGAACTGTGGAGTCGGCATGGTGGCGCTGCTCCCCGCCGACCAGGTCGATGCCGCCCAGGCGCTGCTGACCGGGCACGGGGTCGACACCTGGGTCCTCGGCGAGGTCCGCGACGCGGGCGAGGCCGAAGCTGGGGGCGTCACGATGCACGGCGCGTACGACGGCTGGTGA